A stretch of Plasmodium vinckei vinckei genome assembly, chromosome: PVVCY_05 DNA encodes these proteins:
- a CDS encoding fam-c protein, with translation MNKRIFSLVCIILYVLLTVSIHCSEQKSDRSKAFAVGNKRVRGTKEKNKRNEKNDIELQRENQSNNNSNKSNNHEIVDSITYYRKFKGKLRKRESYCCGLFYLEGDDLY, from the exons atgaataaaaggATATTTAGTTTAGTTTGTATCATCTTGTATGTCCTTTTGACTGTATCAATACATTGCTCGGAACAGAAA AGTGATCGATCTAAGGCATTTGCTGTAGGAAATAAAAGGGTTCGTGGTAccaaagaaaaaaacaaaaggaacgaaaaaaatgatatagaaCTTCAACGAGAAAACCaatcaaataataacagTAACAAAAGTAATAATCATGAGATAGTTGATAGTATTACTTATTACCGTAAGTTCAAGGGTAAATTGCGCAAGCGAGAATCATACTGTTGTggtttgttttatttagaAGGTGATGATTTGTATTAG